In one window of Photobacterium leiognathi DNA:
- the suhB gene encoding inositol-1-monophosphatase codes for MHPMLNIAIRAVRKAGDHVIKSLEKPQSIEVANKGNDVVTNIDHEAEAIIIDTILKSYPDHCIVAAESGNKEGRDKECQWIIDPVDGTKNFVRGYPHFAISIALRMRGRTEVAAVYDPARNELFTATRGAGAQLNSQRIRASQPRDLTGTVLATGLPFAAKQHAESYLKIQNALFIECDDMRQSGSTALDLCYLAAGRVDGVFKLGQKPWEIAAGELIAREAGAICADFTGNTNYLTTGNIVAGNARVVKPMLAKIREFGSDALTK; via the coding sequence ATGCATCCGATGCTTAATATTGCCATTCGCGCTGTGCGAAAGGCTGGTGACCATGTCATTAAATCTCTAGAAAAACCTCAATCTATTGAAGTTGCTAATAAAGGTAATGATGTTGTTACCAATATCGATCATGAAGCAGAAGCTATCATCATCGATACTATCCTTAAGTCTTACCCTGATCACTGCATCGTTGCAGCTGAATCTGGTAACAAAGAAGGACGTGACAAAGAGTGTCAATGGATTATCGACCCAGTGGATGGCACCAAGAACTTCGTTCGCGGTTACCCACACTTTGCAATTTCTATCGCACTACGCATGCGTGGTCGTACTGAAGTTGCTGCTGTTTACGATCCTGCTCGTAACGAACTATTCACTGCAACACGCGGTGCTGGCGCTCAGCTAAACAGCCAGCGTATTCGTGCTTCTCAACCTCGCGATCTAACAGGTACTGTTCTAGCAACAGGTCTACCTTTCGCTGCTAAGCAACACGCAGAAAGCTACCTAAAAATCCAAAATGCACTATTTATCGAGTGTGATGACATGCGTCAATCAGGCTCAACAGCATTGGATCTATGTTACCTAGCTGCTGGTCGTGTTGACGGCGTATTTAAACTAGGTCAAAAGCCTTGGGAAATTGCTGCGGGTGAACTAATCGCGCGTGAAGCTGGTGCTATCTGTGCTGACTTTACTGGTAACACTAACTACCTAACAACTGGCAACATCGTTGCTGGTAACGCTCGTGTAGTTAAGCCAATGCTTGCTAAAATCCGTGAATTCGGTAGCGATGCACTAACTAAATAA
- the secF gene encoding protein translocase subunit SecF, with translation MRELLNADKVVDFMRWSKVAFVFSLLMIAGSIGTIATKGLNWGLDFTGGTLIEVSFKEPANLPLIRESLQKAGFGDAIVQNFGTARDVMVRLQPRDDVKGEVLGNQIIDALKEGTAQSVEMRRIEFVGPNVGDELAEAGGMAILIALLCILLYVSLRFEWRLAAGAVMSLAHDIIITVGIFSLLQVEVDLTIVAALLTVVGYSLNDTIVVFDRIRENFRKMRKESPAEIMNNSISQTLSRTLITSGTTLFVVIALFVLGGSMIHGFALALLIGITIGTYSSIYVASALALKLGITREHLMPTLVEKEGEEFDAMP, from the coding sequence ATGAGAGAATTATTGAATGCGGACAAAGTCGTCGACTTCATGCGTTGGTCAAAAGTTGCTTTTGTTTTCTCGCTATTAATGATCGCAGGATCCATTGGTACGATTGCAACAAAAGGGCTTAACTGGGGCTTAGACTTTACTGGCGGAACGCTGATTGAAGTGAGCTTCAAAGAGCCAGCTAATTTACCCTTGATCCGTGAATCATTACAGAAAGCGGGATTTGGTGATGCCATTGTACAAAACTTTGGTACAGCACGTGATGTCATGGTACGTTTACAACCGCGTGATGATGTTAAAGGTGAAGTGTTAGGTAACCAAATCATCGATGCTTTAAAAGAAGGTACTGCGCAATCTGTTGAAATGCGCCGTATTGAGTTCGTTGGTCCGAATGTGGGTGATGAACTAGCTGAAGCGGGTGGTATGGCAATTCTGATTGCATTGCTATGTATCTTACTTTACGTGTCATTGCGTTTTGAATGGCGTTTAGCCGCAGGTGCGGTAATGTCATTGGCGCACGATATCATCATTACCGTTGGTATCTTCTCTTTACTACAAGTAGAAGTTGATCTAACGATTGTCGCGGCGTTACTTACGGTTGTCGGTTACTCATTGAACGATACTATCGTTGTCTTTGACCGTATCCGTGAGAACTTCCGTAAGATGCGTAAAGAAAGCCCTGCTGAAATCATGAATAATTCAATTTCACAAACATTAAGTCGTACTTTGATCACATCGGGTACCACCTTATTTGTAGTGATTGCTTTGTTCGTATTAGGCGGCAGCATGATCCACGGTTTTGCATTAGCGTTATTGATCGGTATTACTATCGGTACTTACTCTTCAATTTACGTTGCATCGGCGCTTGCGCTTAAACTGGGTATTACTCGTGAGCACTTGATGCCAACACTGGTTGAGAAAGAAGGTGAGGAATTTGATGCAATGCCATAA
- the secD gene encoding protein translocase subunit SecD gives MLNRYPLWKNLMVLFALIIGLLYALPNVYGEDPAIQITGARGASVDMSALDTVTEDLKKNNIPYKSAVFENGSVLVRFNDTDTQISARDILNGELGKDYVVALNLAAATPSWLESIGATPMKLGLDLRGGVHFLMEVDMDAAMEKLLGQQEETFRTELREEKIRYRAISKTKDSVQVRLRDEAQLEQAELALEKLHPDMVFTTSETNGRFVLTAKFTEERLQEIRNYAVDQNITILRNRVNELGVAEPLVQRQGANRIVVELPGVQDTARAKEILGATATLEFREVDSSADLAAAAAGRVPAGSEVKMTRDGRPAVLKKRVILAGSHITDASSSADEYGRPQVNISLDTEGGSKMTAFSKNNVGKLMATVFTEYKDSGKRGPDGKVILEKHEEVINQATIQSALGRNFRITGIDSQAEAHNLSLLLRAGALIAPISIVEERTIGPSMGQQNIDMGVQACIWGMVAVMLFTLLYYRGFGLIANLALMMNLVLIIGVMSMIPGATMTLPGIAGIVLTVGMAVDANVLIFERIREELREGRSPQQAIQQGYGNAFSTIADANITTLITAIILFAVGTGAIKGFAVTLSIGILTSMFTAIVGTRAVVNLIYGGKRVDKLSI, from the coding sequence ATCCCTTACAAGTCAGCTGTTTTTGAAAATGGCTCTGTACTTGTCCGCTTCAATGATACTGATACTCAAATCAGTGCCCGCGATATCCTTAATGGTGAATTAGGTAAAGACTACGTTGTAGCACTAAACCTTGCCGCTGCCACTCCTTCATGGCTTGAATCTATTGGTGCGACACCAATGAAATTAGGTTTGGATTTACGTGGTGGTGTTCACTTCTTAATGGAAGTTGATATGGACGCAGCAATGGAAAAACTTCTTGGTCAGCAAGAAGAAACGTTCCGTACTGAGCTGCGTGAGGAAAAAATTCGCTACCGTGCAATCAGTAAAACGAAAGACAGCGTTCAAGTTCGCCTTCGTGATGAAGCGCAATTAGAACAAGCTGAACTGGCGTTAGAAAAATTGCATCCTGATATGGTGTTTACTACCAGTGAAACAAATGGTCGTTTTGTATTAACGGCTAAATTTACTGAAGAGCGCTTACAGGAAATCCGTAATTATGCTGTTGACCAAAACATCACCATTTTACGTAACCGTGTAAATGAACTGGGTGTGGCTGAACCACTGGTACAGCGTCAAGGCGCAAACCGTATTGTGGTTGAGTTACCGGGTGTTCAAGACACGGCACGTGCAAAAGAAATTTTAGGTGCAACAGCAACCCTTGAGTTCCGTGAAGTAGACAGCAGTGCTGATTTAGCTGCCGCTGCTGCAGGTCGTGTACCTGCGGGTAGTGAAGTGAAGATGACACGTGATGGTCGCCCTGCGGTACTGAAAAAACGTGTGATCCTAGCGGGTTCTCACATTACCGATGCAAGTTCAAGTGCTGATGAATATGGTCGCCCACAGGTGAATATCTCGCTAGATACCGAAGGTGGTAGCAAGATGACTGCGTTCTCTAAGAACAATGTCGGTAAGCTGATGGCAACGGTATTTACTGAGTACAAAGACAGCGGAAAACGTGGTCCTGACGGTAAAGTGATCCTTGAAAAACACGAAGAAGTGATCAACCAAGCAACGATTCAATCGGCACTTGGTCGTAACTTCCGTATTACAGGTATCGACTCACAAGCAGAAGCGCATAACTTGTCGCTATTGCTTCGTGCAGGTGCCCTGATTGCGCCAATCTCAATTGTTGAAGAACGTACCATTGGTCCATCAATGGGTCAGCAAAACATTGATATGGGTGTGCAAGCGTGTATCTGGGGTATGGTGGCGGTAATGCTATTTACACTGCTTTACTACCGTGGCTTTGGCTTGATCGCAAACCTTGCACTAATGATGAACTTGGTATTGATTATCGGTGTCATGTCGATGATCCCAGGGGCTACCATGACCTTACCAGGTATCGCCGGTATTGTATTAACCGTCGGTATGGCTGTTGATGCGAACGTGCTGATCTTTGAACGTATTCGTGAAGAATTACGTGAAGGTCGCAGTCCACAACAAGCTATCCAGCAAGGTTATGGCAATGCATTTAGCACCATTGCCGATGCGAACATTACCACCTTAATTACAGCAATTATTCTATTTGCTGTGGGTACTGGTGCGATCAAAGGTTTTGCCGTGACATTATCGATTGGTATTTTGACTTCGATGTTCACAGCGATTGTCGGCACACGTGCCGTGGTTAACTTGATCTACGGCGGCAAACGCGTAGATAAGTTGTCGATTTAA
- a CDS encoding VirK/YbjX family protein — protein sequence MNTLSLSKLSIEVYPTELSDKYSPLWTYRLKFLTRGFFYKSSLQKLVNGIDPTLLATLCKRHNRFIEKPFRPYITNTAAPSQRVAFITKHYQFISNELPSATKEHIFANSKGLKLVSFIVDDQEYSLNLTFDGRYQKEGELCLVLFDAQGNNFYTVTFIVNNQDGKRSIIIGGLQGPASNEENNLKIKRLTKTLHGQRPKDLMIKMMTFIANCWQADHLLAIKNESHTYCAKRYKSKKYGSSRIKTDYNRHWEALGGTEYDTHFYQLPMEDVRRDPEDISRPKRAMYRRRYEWLDQVKAEIQQIIALKQ from the coding sequence ATGAATACCTTGTCTTTAAGTAAACTTTCCATTGAAGTTTACCCTACGGAATTATCAGATAAATATAGCCCGCTATGGACTTATCGCCTCAAGTTTCTCACTCGTGGCTTTTTTTATAAATCTTCACTACAAAAGCTCGTCAATGGTATAGATCCGACGCTACTAGCAACCTTATGTAAAAGACACAACCGTTTCATTGAAAAACCTTTTCGTCCTTACATAACAAATACTGCAGCACCGAGCCAGCGTGTAGCGTTTATTACTAAACACTATCAGTTCATTTCTAATGAATTACCATCAGCAACAAAAGAGCATATTTTTGCCAACAGCAAGGGGCTAAAGTTAGTTTCATTCATTGTTGATGATCAAGAGTACTCACTTAACCTAACCTTTGATGGTCGCTACCAAAAAGAAGGCGAACTTTGCTTAGTCTTGTTTGATGCACAAGGTAATAACTTTTATACCGTAACGTTTATCGTAAATAATCAAGACGGTAAACGGAGTATCATTATAGGTGGGTTACAGGGGCCTGCTAGCAACGAAGAAAATAACCTTAAAATAAAAAGACTCACTAAAACATTACATGGTCAAAGACCAAAAGATTTAATGATAAAAATGATGACGTTTATTGCCAACTGCTGGCAAGCAGATCATTTATTAGCGATCAAAAACGAGTCCCATACCTATTGCGCCAAACGTTATAAATCTAAAAAATACGGTAGTTCAAGGATCAAAACAGACTACAACCGCCATTGGGAAGCATTAGGTGGTACAGAATACGATACACATTTTTATCAATTACCGATGGAAGATGTACGTCGTGATCCGGAAGATATTTCACGCCCTAAGCGTGCAATGTATCGCCGACGTTATGAATGGCTTGATCAAGTCAAAGCTGAGATTCAACAAATCATCGCCTTAAAACAATAA